In a genomic window of Flavobacterium lipolyticum:
- a CDS encoding DUF1573 domain-containing protein, with translation MKNVASFIAVVLFSTISYAQNGPKIEFEAQDNTIDYGKISKSDNGVRSFEFTNTGDAPLLITGAESTVSSIVVTKPAAAVMPGKKGKIDVKYNMVSGPIRKTITVETNAVNYPDGRVALKIKGEVL, from the coding sequence ATGAAAAATGTAGCCTCTTTTATTGCAGTCGTATTGTTTAGTACAATAAGTTATGCACAAAACGGCCCAAAAATTGAATTTGAAGCCCAAGACAATACAATTGATTATGGAAAAATTTCGAAAAGTGACAACGGAGTTCGCTCTTTTGAATTTACCAATACAGGTGATGCCCCGCTTTTGATTACTGGTGCTGAATCTACCGTAAGTTCTATCGTTGTTACCAAACCCGCAGCAGCAGTTATGCCAGGAAAAAAAGGTAAAATTGATGTAAAATACAACATGGTTTCCGGTCCGATTCGTAAAACAATTACCGTTGAAACAAATGCTGTAAACTACCCTGACGGTAGAGTTGCCTTAAAAATCAAAGGTGAAGTTTTATAA
- a CDS encoding valine--tRNA ligase, producing MTIPAQFDAKTIENKWYDYWMKNNYFHSEPDHRTPYTIVIPPPNVTGVLHMGHMLNNTIQDVLIRRARLKGFNACWVPGTDHASIATEAKVVQKLKAEGINKNDLTREEFLAHAWEWTDKYGGVILDQLKKLGASCDWERTKFTMDPDMSASVIRSFVDLYNKGLIYRGYRMVNWDPEAKTTLSDEEVIYEEQQGKLFFLKYKIEGSEDFLTIATTRPETIFGDTAICINPNDERFAHLKGKKAIVPICGRVIPIIEDEYVDVEFGTGCLKVTPAHDMNDKTLGEKHNLEIVDIFNEDATLNSFGLHYQGKDRFVVRTEIAKELEEIGALAKTEIHLNKVGTSERTKAVIEPRLSDQWFLKMEDLVKPAIKSVLETGDIKLHPKRFENTYAHWLNNIRDWNISRQLWWGQQIPAYYYGDGKEDFVVAETIEDALALAKEKTANNLLTAADLKQDVDALDTWFSSWLWPMSVFGGIMDPESADYKYYYPTNDLVTGPDILFFWVARMIIAGYEYAGEKPFTNVYLTGLVRDKQRRKMSKSLGNSPDPLDLIDKFSADGVRVGLLLSASAGNDIMFDEELCNQGKAFSNKIWNAFKLIKGWEVSETIPQPESSKVAIEWYEAKLQQTLVDIEDNFEKYRISDSLMAIYKLVWDDFCSWFLEMIKPAYQQPIDKVTFDKAIEMLESNLKLLHPFMPFLTEEIWHLLADRTPEEALIVSTWPELKPFNANLISDFESTIEVISGIRTIRKDKNIPFKDAIELKAINSENITTYFDSIVTKLGNISAFEYVTAKVDGALSFRVKSNEYFIPISGNINVEEEIAKLTAELVYTQGFLKSVQAKLSNEKFVAGAPEKVLANEKQKEADALAKIATIEQSIAGLK from the coding sequence ATGACAATTCCAGCACAATTTGACGCTAAGACGATCGAGAACAAATGGTATGATTACTGGATGAAGAACAACTATTTTCATTCAGAACCTGATCACAGAACACCATATACAATTGTAATTCCGCCACCAAACGTCACAGGAGTCCTTCACATGGGGCATATGCTGAACAATACCATTCAGGATGTTTTAATTCGTAGAGCGCGTCTTAAAGGTTTTAACGCCTGTTGGGTTCCGGGAACGGATCATGCTTCTATCGCGACAGAAGCAAAAGTAGTACAGAAATTAAAAGCGGAAGGAATCAATAAGAATGATTTAACCCGTGAAGAATTTTTAGCACATGCCTGGGAATGGACGGATAAATACGGTGGTGTAATCTTAGATCAGCTTAAAAAATTAGGAGCTTCCTGCGATTGGGAAAGAACTAAATTTACAATGGATCCTGATATGTCAGCATCTGTAATTCGTTCGTTTGTAGATTTGTATAATAAAGGATTGATTTACAGAGGATACCGAATGGTAAACTGGGATCCGGAAGCAAAAACAACGCTTTCTGACGAAGAAGTAATCTATGAAGAACAACAAGGGAAATTATTTTTCTTAAAATATAAAATCGAAGGCTCAGAAGATTTTCTGACGATCGCCACGACGCGTCCTGAAACTATTTTTGGAGACACTGCAATCTGTATTAACCCAAATGATGAGCGTTTTGCACATCTAAAAGGAAAAAAAGCTATCGTTCCAATTTGTGGAAGAGTTATCCCGATTATTGAAGACGAATATGTAGATGTTGAATTCGGAACCGGATGTTTAAAAGTAACTCCGGCACATGATATGAATGATAAAACGTTAGGAGAGAAGCACAATCTTGAAATCGTTGATATCTTTAATGAAGATGCTACATTAAATAGTTTCGGATTGCATTATCAGGGCAAAGACCGTTTTGTGGTTCGTACTGAAATTGCAAAAGAATTAGAGGAAATCGGAGCTTTAGCTAAAACCGAAATCCATTTGAATAAAGTAGGAACCTCCGAAAGAACCAAAGCGGTAATCGAACCAAGATTGTCTGATCAATGGTTTTTGAAAATGGAAGATTTGGTAAAACCGGCCATTAAGTCCGTTTTAGAAACAGGAGACATCAAATTGCATCCAAAACGTTTCGAGAATACTTATGCGCATTGGTTAAACAACATCCGTGATTGGAATATCTCACGTCAATTATGGTGGGGACAACAAATTCCGGCTTATTATTATGGAGATGGAAAAGAAGATTTCGTAGTAGCAGAAACTATTGAAGATGCTTTGGCTTTAGCTAAAGAGAAAACAGCTAACAACTTACTTACAGCAGCTGACTTAAAACAAGATGTTGATGCCTTAGATACCTGGTTCTCATCATGGCTTTGGCCAATGTCAGTTTTTGGTGGAATTATGGATCCGGAAAGTGCAGATTATAAATATTACTATCCAACAAACGACTTGGTAACAGGTCCGGATATTTTATTCTTCTGGGTAGCCAGAATGATCATTGCAGGTTACGAGTACGCAGGTGAAAAACCATTTACGAATGTGTATTTAACCGGTTTAGTTCGTGATAAACAACGTCGTAAAATGTCTAAATCATTAGGGAATTCACCTGATCCTTTAGATTTAATCGATAAATTTAGTGCGGATGGAGTTCGTGTAGGATTGCTTTTAAGTGCTTCTGCCGGAAACGATATTATGTTTGATGAAGAATTATGTAATCAGGGGAAAGCATTTTCAAATAAAATCTGGAATGCCTTTAAACTGATTAAAGGATGGGAAGTTTCTGAAACGATTCCACAACCGGAGTCTTCAAAAGTAGCCATCGAATGGTACGAAGCAAAATTGCAGCAAACCTTGGTTGATATTGAAGATAATTTCGAAAAATACAGAATTTCAGATTCGTTGATGGCCATTTATAAATTGGTTTGGGATGATTTCTGTTCGTGGTTCTTAGAAATGATTAAACCGGCCTATCAACAGCCAATTGATAAAGTAACGTTTGATAAAGCGATTGAAATGTTAGAAAGTAATCTGAAATTGCTACATCCGTTTATGCCATTCTTAACGGAAGAAATTTGGCATTTACTTGCTGACAGAACTCCGGAAGAAGCTTTAATCGTTTCGACCTGGCCGGAATTAAAGCCTTTCAACGCCAATTTAATTTCAGATTTTGAAAGTACTATTGAAGTAATTTCAGGAATCCGAACAATTCGTAAGGATAAAAATATTCCGTTTAAAGATGCGATCGAATTGAAAGCAATCAACAGTGAGAATATCACTACCTATTTTGACTCTATCGTTACGAAGTTAGGGAACATTTCAGCTTTCGAATATGTTACGGCTAAAGTAGACGGAGCATTGTCTTTCCGTGTAAAATCAAATGAATATTTCATTCCGATTTCAGGAAATATCAATGTAGAAGAAGAAATCGCCAAACTGACTGCAGAGCTGGTATATACCCAAGGTTTCTTAAAATCTGTTCAGGCAAAATTATCTAACGAAAAATTTGTTGCCGGAGCACCTGAAAAAGTTTTGGCTAATGAAAAACAAAAAGAAGCGGATGCTTTGGCAAAAATTGCTACAATCGAGCAAAGTATTGCCGGATTGAAATAA
- a CDS encoding GyrI-like domain-containing protein has translation MSKLDLTKTDKVYYRAKTNPEIVYIEKTNYISITGKGDPSGQEFSENIQALYATAYAIKFMQKAANNDFVVPKLEALWSFDTEKYKGISMDEAPLKIPRSEWDYRIMIRMPDFVTKEQTEEAIQSTVNKKQIERAKSIEFYEMAEGKVIQVLHIGPFENEPQTLKKIQEFSTAHQLEQNGLHHEIYLSDFRKTASEKLRTILREPVKQTYF, from the coding sequence ATGAGCAAACTAGATTTAACAAAAACCGACAAAGTATACTACAGGGCTAAAACTAATCCTGAGATCGTTTATATTGAAAAAACAAATTACATCTCGATTACAGGAAAAGGGGATCCTTCGGGACAAGAATTCTCGGAAAATATTCAGGCCTTGTATGCCACTGCTTATGCTATTAAATTTATGCAGAAAGCCGCAAATAATGATTTTGTTGTTCCAAAACTGGAAGCCTTATGGAGTTTTGATACTGAAAAATACAAAGGCATTTCTATGGATGAAGCTCCGCTAAAAATACCCCGAAGTGAGTGGGATTACAGAATTATGATCAGAATGCCGGATTTCGTAACTAAAGAACAAACAGAAGAAGCCATTCAAAGTACAGTAAATAAGAAACAAATAGAACGGGCGAAATCAATAGAATTTTACGAGATGGCGGAAGGCAAAGTAATACAGGTTCTTCATATCGGCCCCTTTGAAAATGAGCCTCAAACGCTGAAAAAAATACAGGAGTTTTCTACAGCACACCAGCTCGAGCAAAATGGTTTACACCATGAAATTTATTTATCAGACTTTCGAAAAACAGCTTCTGAAAAATTAAGAACCATACTTCGAGAACCTGTAAAACAAACCTATTTTTAA